The Coffea arabica cultivar ET-39 chromosome 4e, Coffea Arabica ET-39 HiFi, whole genome shotgun sequence genome includes a window with the following:
- the LOC113741666 gene encoding uncharacterized protein isoform X2 → MKAAIGGNVGDDTSDSSGGSELDSPLVFSDLAKKQRQFVVEDDIRSKPTDSNPSGNQAYLVEDLGSGGFCASGGKYKTDMQSKECSKSQILRKSMKVKKKNNDECEDDYQRYINCLRFDGENFVLKYKNASPIVYESDEYPPDAQTNNCTYNMEESTKLPATAGGSHASVMGDDNCHYIGTSSSHSPFREQVMRILRKPYDLKEHQMLGQLILARKPIARNMDLRNGRDMTYSINKDGKSYLDHHDDLRRKLQAAKTPHEDLNLLRGFFFWLQNLTQDGAFEPWLDASCLAQCRS, encoded by the exons ATGAAGGCAGCAATAGGGGGCAATGTTGGAGATGATACATCTGATTCTTCAGGTGGTTCTGAGTTAGATTCTCCACTAGTGTTCAGTGATCTTGCTAAAAAACAGAGGCAGTTTGTGGTTGAGGATGATATTAGGTCCAAACCCACTGATTCTAATCCTTCAGGGAATCAGGCATACTTGGTTGAAGATCTTGGCAGTGGAGGCTTCTGTGCATCTGGTGGAAAGTATAAGACTGATATGCAAAGTAAGGAGTGCAGCAAGTCTCAAATCTTGAGAAAGTCAATGAaggtcaagaaaaaaaataatgatgaaTGTGAAGATGATTATCAGAGATACATCAATTGTTTAAGATTTGATGGTGAAAATTTTGTTCTGAAATACAAAAATGCATCCCCTATAGTATATGAGAGTGATGAGTATCCACCAGATGCCCAGACAAATAATTGTACATATAACATGGAAGAAAGCACAAAGCTCCCTGCAACTGCTGGAGGATCTCATGCTAGT GTCATGGGAGATGATAACTGCCATTATATTGGCACTTCAAGCAGTCATTCCCCGTTCAGGGAACAAGTGATGAGGATTTTAAGAAAGCCATACGACTTAAAGGAACACCAAATGCTTGGGCAGCTTATCCTTGCTCGAAAGCCAATAGCCCGTAACATGGACTTGCGCAATGGGAGGGATATGACCTATTCAATAAATAAAGAtggaaaatcatatcttgatCATCACGATG ATCTTCGTAGAAAGCTTCAAGCAGCCAAAACACCCCATGaagacttgaacttgttacgcGGGTTTTTCTTTTGGTTACAG
- the LOC113741666 gene encoding uncharacterized protein isoform X1: protein MGISPFDHTDPVLASKRKYGNVNHPHKNCKADSLKENSKRFAFFEADVDEDYRQFLTNYDCNDNSMNDDALDNDPHYEIFLSSLIVNGNSFVLQVNEKNGLSEPLKYDAEDSCDDESLGNSGDMKAAIGGNVGDDTSDSSGGSELDSPLVFSDLAKKQRQFVVEDDIRSKPTDSNPSGNQAYLVEDLGSGGFCASGGKYKTDMQSKECSKSQILRKSMKVKKKNNDECEDDYQRYINCLRFDGENFVLKYKNASPIVYESDEYPPDAQTNNCTYNMEESTKLPATAGGSHASVMGDDNCHYIGTSSSHSPFREQVMRILRKPYDLKEHQMLGQLILARKPIARNMDLRNGRDMTYSINKDGKSYLDHHDDLRRKLQAAKTPHEDLNLLRGFFFWLQNLTQDGAFEPWLDASCLAQCRS, encoded by the exons ATGGGTATTAGTCCTTTTGATCACACGGACCCTGTTTTGGCATCTAAGAGGAAATATGGTAACGTTAATCATCCGCACAAGAATTGCAAAGCTGATTCTttgaaggaaaactcaaaaaggtttgcattttttgagGCTGATGTAGATGAAGATTATAGgcaatttttaacaaattatgACTGCAATGATAACAGCATGAATGATGATGCTCTGGACAATGATCCACATTATGAGATTTTTTTGAGTAGTCTAATAGTAAATGGAAACTCATTTGTGCTTCAAGTTAACGAAAAGAATGGATTATCTGAGCCTCTAAAGTACGATGCAGAAGACAGCTGTGATGATGAGAGCCTAGGTAACTCCGGGGACATGAAGGCAGCAATAGGGGGCAATGTTGGAGATGATACATCTGATTCTTCAGGTGGTTCTGAGTTAGATTCTCCACTAGTGTTCAGTGATCTTGCTAAAAAACAGAGGCAGTTTGTGGTTGAGGATGATATTAGGTCCAAACCCACTGATTCTAATCCTTCAGGGAATCAGGCATACTTGGTTGAAGATCTTGGCAGTGGAGGCTTCTGTGCATCTGGTGGAAAGTATAAGACTGATATGCAAAGTAAGGAGTGCAGCAAGTCTCAAATCTTGAGAAAGTCAATGAaggtcaagaaaaaaaataatgatgaaTGTGAAGATGATTATCAGAGATACATCAATTGTTTAAGATTTGATGGTGAAAATTTTGTTCTGAAATACAAAAATGCATCCCCTATAGTATATGAGAGTGATGAGTATCCACCAGATGCCCAGACAAATAATTGTACATATAACATGGAAGAAAGCACAAAGCTCCCTGCAACTGCTGGAGGATCTCATGCTAGT GTCATGGGAGATGATAACTGCCATTATATTGGCACTTCAAGCAGTCATTCCCCGTTCAGGGAACAAGTGATGAGGATTTTAAGAAAGCCATACGACTTAAAGGAACACCAAATGCTTGGGCAGCTTATCCTTGCTCGAAAGCCAATAGCCCGTAACATGGACTTGCGCAATGGGAGGGATATGACCTATTCAATAAATAAAGAtggaaaatcatatcttgatCATCACGATG ATCTTCGTAGAAAGCTTCAAGCAGCCAAAACACCCCATGaagacttgaacttgttacgcGGGTTTTTCTTTTGGTTACAG